One part of the Dermacentor andersoni chromosome 2, qqDerAnde1_hic_scaffold, whole genome shotgun sequence genome encodes these proteins:
- the LOC126540476 gene encoding uncharacterized protein, producing the protein MRHLSAAICLVVLVAFTADAHTISQEESSLDATFERAAECAALDAVHVGDILREVAQTLAADEEIKSESDEYFLRALWQKTKDALKNATENVKVTVKGAYEDAKGHFKKAAEDAKKNISEKVAQIMSKLLSRVMSGYALEDSESRGNFIRLFLDVIMRAAQRFMKMGKALESIQN; encoded by the exons ATGAGGCACCTTTCGGCAGCCATTTGTCTCGTGGTCCTCGTCGCCTTTACGG cggacgcacacacaaTTTCCCAGGAAGAGTCTAGTCTTGACGCAACATTCGAAAGGGCGGCCGAATGTGCCGCTCTTGATGCTGTTCATGTGGGTGACATCCTGCGAGAAGTGGCCCAGACCCTAGCTGCGGACGAAGAGATTAAGTCTGAG AGCGATGAGTACTTTCTTCGTGCTCTGTGGCAGAAAACAAAGGACGCTTTGAAGAACGCGACTGAAAATGTTAAGGTAACAGTAAAAGGCGCCTACGAGGATGCCAAGGGCCACTTCAAGAAAGCTGCTGAGGACGCCAAGAAGAACATCAGCGAAAAGGTAGCCCAGATCATGTCGAAGTTGTTAAGCAGAGTTATGAGTGGCTATGCATTGGAAGACTCTGAGAGTCGGGGGAACTTTATCAGGCTGTTTCTTGATGTCATCATGCGAGCAGCCCAGCGATTTATGAAGATGGGCAAGGCTTTGGAAAGCATTCAGAactga